From a single Phragmites australis chromosome 7, lpPhrAust1.1, whole genome shotgun sequence genomic region:
- the LOC133925466 gene encoding uncharacterized protein LOC133925466, producing MGAMAIYSEPLLMSLSCHTDDDGSSSGGCTIACSCSADARRLHSWGEILAGGCGCGCGCGGGVPRGTHGNGGSGDTDTNLKRCEMAPGYVSFEDVIGTEAFREGSAGRPPEAGISDQLVRTASRLYAGEVAQPRHRRRSPGPLGTRRGSAMHGLVRKYVKPCFGFLASAFCCLG from the coding sequence ATGGGTGCCATGGCAATCTACTCTGAGCCTCTTCTGATGAGCCTAAGCTGCCACACCGACGATGACGGCAGCTCCTCCGGCGGGTGCACCATTGCCTGCTCCTGCTCGGCCGACGCGCGACGGCTGCACTCGTGGGGTGAGATACTTGCCGGCGgttgcggctgcggctgcggctgcggcggcggcgtcccTCGCGGTACTCACGGCAACGGAGGCAGCGGCGACACCGACACGAACCTCAAGCGGTGCGAGATGGCGCCGGGCTACGTGAGCTTCGAGGACGTCATCGGCACAGAGGCGTTCCGGGAGGGCAgcgccggccggccgccggAGGCGGGCATCAGCGACCAGCTCGTGAGGACGGCGTCACGGCTGTACGCGGGTGAGGTGGCCCAGCCGCGCCACCGGCGCCGCTCGCCGGGACCGCTGGGTACTCGCCGCGGCAGCGCCATGCACGGGCTCGTCAGGAAGTACGTGAAACCTTGCTTCGGCTTCCTCGCCAGCGCCTTCTGCTGCCTAGGCTAG